One stretch of Balneola sp. MJW-20 DNA includes these proteins:
- the era gene encoding GTPase Era, producing MGEIEHKSGYAAIIGKPNAGKSTLMNKLLGTKLSITTHKPQTTRHQVVGIHSEDDAQIIFLDTPGIIRPKYELQKAMMRFVEKAEMDADVILFIVEAGERKLPDHAFQALKDLRKPVILLINKIDLKEQEEVEALAKELNERFEFTETVFVSALQGVNIDGLLKVIKEHIPKGPPFYPKDELSEHPVRFFASELVREQIFLQYHEEIPYSCTVEIVQYEEREDLDYISADIIVNRNSQKGMLIGKGGRAIKKLGTEARKSIEDFVGRKVFLDLHVKVREKWREDENWVRNLGY from the coding sequence ATGGGTGAAATAGAACACAAATCCGGTTACGCCGCCATCATTGGTAAACCCAACGCGGGAAAATCTACCCTGATGAATAAACTGCTGGGGACCAAACTATCTATTACCACGCACAAACCCCAGACTACCCGTCACCAGGTAGTCGGGATCCATTCTGAAGATGATGCTCAGATCATTTTTCTTGATACTCCCGGAATCATACGACCAAAGTATGAACTGCAAAAAGCCATGATGCGTTTTGTGGAAAAGGCTGAGATGGATGCGGATGTAATTCTGTTCATTGTTGAAGCCGGCGAGAGAAAGCTTCCCGATCATGCTTTCCAGGCTCTGAAAGATCTCCGAAAACCGGTCATCCTGCTGATCAACAAGATCGATCTTAAAGAACAGGAAGAAGTGGAAGCACTGGCTAAGGAGCTAAACGAACGGTTTGAATTCACCGAGACCGTGTTTGTTTCCGCCTTGCAAGGGGTTAATATCGACGGCCTTTTAAAGGTGATCAAAGAACATATTCCCAAAGGACCTCCCTTTTATCCTAAAGACGAGTTGAGTGAACACCCGGTCCGGTTCTTTGCTTCTGAACTGGTTAGGGAGCAGATCTTTCTGCAGTATCATGAGGAGATCCCTTATTCCTGTACGGTGGAGATCGTGCAATATGAAGAGCGGGAAGACCTGGATTATATCAGTGCAGATATCATTGTTAACCGTAATTCTCAAAAAGGAATGCTGATCGGTAAAGGCGGCCGGGCGATTAAGAAACTCGGAACCGAAGCCCGTAAATCGATCGAGGACTTTGTTGGCCGTAAGGTCTTTCTGGACCTGCATGTGAAAGTAAGAGAGAAATGGAGAGAAGACGAGAACTGGGTCCGGAATCTCGGGTACTAG
- a CDS encoding phage holin family protein, whose product MIWAWLINSVAVFATAKLLKGVEIKNFWSAVFVAAILAIVNVFIKPVLLFFGLPFIIITFGLFVLVINALLIMLVDELVEGFKVKSFGWALIFGLVMSIISSVLTRIF is encoded by the coding sequence ATGATCTGGGCCTGGTTAATTAACAGCGTTGCCGTATTTGCTACCGCAAAACTACTGAAAGGTGTTGAGATAAAAAATTTCTGGAGCGCCGTATTTGTTGCAGCCATTCTGGCGATCGTCAACGTATTCATAAAACCCGTATTGCTATTCTTTGGCTTACCCTTCATAATTATCACTTTTGGCTTATTCGTGCTGGTCATCAATGCATTACTGATCATGCTGGTTGATGAATTGGTGGAGGGCTTTAAAGTGAAAAGTTTTGGATGGGCGCTGATCTTCGGTCTGGTAATGTCTATTATCAGCTCCGTTTTAACGAGAATATTCTGA
- a CDS encoding Hpt domain-containing protein yields MTILDLSYLVEITDGEPGVMTEMIQLVVDETPRQLEDIRSSIEQEQWEKVRAEAHKVKPIFLYVGLNELNQKMQEIEEQAGGSKDLNTVKTLIGEIEETFNEILPQLIKRMEDISG; encoded by the coding sequence ATGACTATCCTTGACCTTTCTTATCTGGTTGAGATCACAGACGGTGAACCGGGTGTAATGACCGAAATGATCCAGCTTGTAGTGGACGAAACGCCCAGACAGCTGGAAGATATACGCAGCAGTATTGAGCAAGAACAATGGGAAAAGGTCAGAGCCGAAGCGCATAAAGTTAAACCCATCTTTCTGTATGTAGGGTTAAATGAACTGAACCAAAAAATGCAGGAGATCGAAGAACAGGCCGGGGGTTCAAAAGATCTGAATACCGTAAAGACTCTTATAGGTGAAATCGAGGAAACCTTTAATGAGATCCTGCCTCAGCTCATAAAAAGAATGGAAGATATTTCAGGCTGA
- a CDS encoding sorbosone dehydrogenase family protein has product MKQSIRLLIIIFLTASFTACQTERPADEKNERSISLGYLSAPAGFEVEVFADNVPNARQMTMSPEGIIYVGSRQEGKVHAVVDRDNDMKADTVYLIDEDLRLPTGVTWKDGSLYVAAINRILRYDNIDDNLEDPLEPVLVTDDMPEETHHGWKYIAFGPDDKLYIPIGAPCNICNMEEENEYFATLTRMNADGSDHEIVARGIRNTVGFTWHPDTGNLWFTDNGRDWLGDDIPPCELNEITEKGQHFGYPYLHGNDIWDPEFGEAGQAMNMDFKTPVRELGPHVAPLGVIFYTGDMFPEKYKNTAFIAEHGSWNRSEKIGYRITMVSFDDEGNPTGYEPFIYGWLQGEDDTRGRPVSILQMEDGSLLISDDHSGKIYRVTYTS; this is encoded by the coding sequence ATGAAACAATCCATCCGATTACTGATCATCATATTCTTAACAGCATCTTTTACTGCCTGCCAGACAGAAAGACCTGCTGACGAAAAGAATGAAAGAAGTATTTCTTTGGGGTATCTATCAGCACCTGCCGGATTTGAAGTTGAAGTCTTCGCGGATAATGTGCCCAACGCACGGCAGATGACCATGAGTCCTGAAGGGATCATTTATGTAGGCTCGAGGCAGGAAGGAAAGGTCCATGCAGTCGTAGACCGTGACAATGATATGAAAGCCGATACAGTATACCTGATCGATGAGGATCTCCGTTTGCCTACCGGAGTAACCTGGAAAGATGGTTCTCTGTACGTTGCTGCAATTAATCGTATCCTTAGGTATGACAATATTGATGATAATCTCGAGGACCCCCTGGAGCCGGTACTGGTTACCGATGATATGCCGGAAGAAACCCATCACGGGTGGAAGTATATTGCTTTCGGCCCGGACGACAAGCTATATATACCTATTGGCGCTCCCTGCAATATCTGCAACATGGAAGAGGAAAATGAATATTTCGCCACGCTCACACGCATGAATGCAGATGGCTCAGATCATGAGATCGTAGCCAGAGGGATCCGCAATACCGTCGGGTTTACCTGGCATCCTGATACCGGGAATCTGTGGTTCACGGATAATGGGCGTGACTGGCTGGGTGATGACATCCCTCCCTGTGAGCTTAATGAGATCACCGAAAAGGGACAGCACTTCGGGTATCCCTATCTTCATGGCAATGATATCTGGGATCCCGAATTCGGGGAAGCTGGTCAGGCAATGAACATGGATTTTAAGACTCCGGTAAGGGAACTGGGACCGCATGTAGCTCCTCTGGGGGTGATATTCTATACCGGCGACATGTTCCCGGAAAAATATAAGAATACTGCATTTATCGCAGAACATGGGAGCTGGAATCGCTCTGAAAAGATAGGATACCGGATAACCATGGTATCTTTTGATGATGAGGGGAATCCGACAGGCTATGAACCATTCATCTACGGATGGTTACAGGGTGAAGACGACACCCGGGGCAGACCGGTATCTATTCTGCAGATGGAAGACGGATCTCTGTTAATATCAGATGACCATTCCGGAAAGATATACCGGGTTACCTACACCAGCTAA
- a CDS encoding NlpC/P60 family protein, with amino-acid sequence MQKNVRLLLFLTIITGASCGVVKRGTIPWEDAGRNETASTDNNSDKGTFTPPPVISAFSMDREGDSKEVAAMKSALKAAYDDWKGVPYRLGGYSFNGVDCSAFMQIVFRDYLSSDLPRTTEEQLDYGQSIKRNQITTGDMVFFKTGRRTLHVGVMVNEQEFMHASTSSGVMISGLQERYWQDVFLTVRRIL; translated from the coding sequence ATGCAAAAAAATGTCAGGCTATTATTATTCCTAACCATTATTACAGGCGCGTCGTGCGGTGTGGTTAAAAGAGGGACTATTCCCTGGGAAGATGCCGGACGAAATGAGACAGCGAGTACGGATAACAACTCTGATAAGGGTACATTTACACCACCGCCGGTCATCTCTGCTTTTTCGATGGACCGGGAAGGGGACAGTAAGGAAGTGGCAGCAATGAAATCTGCCTTAAAAGCTGCATATGATGACTGGAAGGGAGTCCCTTACCGCCTGGGCGGTTATAGTTTTAACGGAGTAGACTGCTCAGCTTTTATGCAGATCGTGTTTCGTGATTACCTTTCCAGTGATCTGCCGAGGACCACGGAAGAACAGCTGGATTATGGACAATCCATAAAGAGGAATCAGATCACGACCGGTGATATGGTATTCTTCAAAACGGGTCGAAGAACCCTTCATGTAGGAGTAATGGTGAACGAGCAGGAATTCATGCATGCTTCTACAAGCTCCGGCGTTATGATATCCGGTCTTCAGGAAAGATACTGGCAGGATGTGTTTCTCACAGTTCGCCGGATACTATGA
- a CDS encoding GWxTD domain-containing protein has translation MKKAIAFIIPLLIIALLLPGALNAQNEDPKPDISVIADSLNSLLSSIRSSPAPDPRLGIDFIKYVTETGISSQHERASEIYLWGLSGEKISDHKEILNDELLRLQPLLSDRQFSSFERKLNRDQPELLEDLRNFWKSMDPTPATSYNERLIEHWKRIAYSKKYFNKSNDTVFEADERAFTYVKYGQPDRIVRGVLQVSMGEMQSAARQLAVTDYGRQQAEFVAQQAFNYHENSPYEVWIYDELEEGFSNNVVRMFGEIPETGFGEVVVLEDLIPDRAFAISKRNVINNFRTSGFQVLYYNPGMILQWIYYNKFSTTDKYYADLFTDLDYEYTKMVSPTNIGSRDQSSALRFRSANEHQTRILLNEAPEEISTDKKVLDKIGADVYEYRFIDEGGRAYSRLIVESDPKRIFFEDLSLNQERMFGTETTVSAGSAADDDVLGWYRFSHELTVLDEKNNVIQRLENEPALVLDDSRYEEKTTSVFEIYPPGKDQRTLLTTSLINNHPASRPKENTSFDPAVRSYSTSGYDFREPLKTNRKDLIVSDLVLGFRDDSSAVGDLIFPFVVSNNREIFQGDNLFVHFEAYNLVQDSGGLYDLNVSYNIEGLSKGLFAEAGIDPLQVSLDFPADTPQIREDLEIESNRLVPGDYEMIITFRDLNSGNKIEKRIAFTVLYNN, from the coding sequence ATGAAAAAAGCTATAGCATTCATAATCCCTCTGTTGATCATTGCCCTATTGCTTCCGGGAGCATTAAATGCACAAAATGAGGATCCCAAGCCTGATATCAGTGTGATCGCAGATTCACTCAACAGCCTTCTGTCTTCCATTAGAAGTTCCCCGGCTCCCGATCCCCGTTTAGGCATTGATTTTATCAAGTACGTCACAGAGACTGGTATCAGCAGTCAGCACGAAAGAGCGAGTGAGATTTATCTATGGGGATTGTCGGGTGAAAAGATCAGTGACCATAAAGAGATCCTGAATGATGAACTTCTTCGCCTGCAGCCCTTGCTTTCAGACCGGCAATTCAGTTCTTTCGAACGAAAATTGAACAGGGATCAGCCGGAACTCCTGGAAGATCTGCGGAATTTCTGGAAGTCAATGGACCCAACTCCTGCAACCAGCTACAACGAAAGACTGATCGAACACTGGAAGCGTATCGCTTACTCGAAAAAGTATTTTAACAAAAGCAATGACACTGTTTTTGAAGCCGATGAAAGAGCTTTCACTTACGTCAAATATGGGCAGCCTGATCGTATTGTCCGGGGAGTACTTCAGGTATCTATGGGTGAAATGCAGTCAGCGGCCCGTCAGCTTGCCGTAACAGATTACGGGCGCCAGCAGGCTGAATTCGTTGCTCAGCAGGCCTTTAATTATCATGAGAATTCTCCTTACGAGGTCTGGATCTATGATGAGCTGGAAGAGGGTTTCTCAAATAATGTGGTGCGCATGTTCGGAGAGATCCCTGAAACCGGCTTCGGAGAAGTAGTAGTACTCGAAGATCTCATTCCTGACCGTGCTTTCGCGATCTCAAAAAGAAATGTGATCAATAACTTCAGGACCTCAGGATTTCAGGTACTGTATTATAATCCCGGGATGATCCTCCAGTGGATATACTATAATAAGTTCTCCACTACCGATAAATATTACGCTGATCTCTTTACAGATTTGGATTATGAGTATACCAAAATGGTCAGCCCCACCAATATCGGAAGCAGGGATCAGTCATCTGCCCTCCGGTTCCGGTCTGCCAATGAGCATCAGACCAGAATATTATTGAACGAAGCGCCAGAAGAAATATCCACAGATAAGAAAGTATTAGATAAGATCGGTGCTGATGTCTATGAGTATCGGTTCATAGATGAAGGTGGCAGGGCTTACTCCAGACTTATCGTGGAAAGCGATCCAAAGAGGATCTTTTTTGAGGATCTGTCTCTCAACCAGGAGCGGATGTTCGGAACTGAGACTACCGTATCTGCAGGATCAGCTGCAGATGATGATGTACTCGGCTGGTACCGATTTAGTCATGAGCTTACTGTTCTGGATGAGAAAAACAATGTGATACAGCGTCTTGAAAATGAGCCTGCACTGGTTCTTGATGATTCCCGATATGAGGAAAAGACCACCTCCGTGTTTGAAATATATCCTCCCGGAAAAGACCAGCGTACGCTTCTGACAACCAGCCTGATCAACAACCATCCGGCTTCAAGACCTAAGGAAAACACTTCCTTTGATCCTGCTGTGAGATCCTATTCAACATCAGGATACGATTTCAGAGAACCCCTGAAAACAAACCGGAAAGATCTTATCGTGTCTGACCTGGTGCTTGGATTTCGGGATGATAGCTCTGCAGTTGGCGATCTTATCTTTCCATTCGTTGTTTCGAACAACCGTGAGATCTTCCAGGGAGATAACCTGTTTGTTCACTTTGAGGCCTACAACCTGGTACAGGACTCAGGCGGATTGTATGACCTGAATGTGAGCTATAATATTGAAGGGCTTAGCAAGGGTTTATTTGCTGAAGCCGGAATAGATCCATTGCAGGTCTCACTCGACTTTCCGGCTGATACCCCTCAGATCAGGGAAGATCTGGAAATTGAAAGCAACCGCCTGGTGCCCGGGGATTATGAAATGATCATTACCTTCAGAGACCTGAACTCCGGTAACAAAATTGAAAAGAGAATAGCATTCACCGTATTGTATAATAATTAA
- a CDS encoding pyridoxine 5'-phosphate synthase, with product MQLLVNVDHVATLRNARGEGYPDPVDAARICEKAGASGIVFHLRGDRRHIQDDDVFRLKKSVSGTLDFEMAASDEMIRICNEIKPHLCTLVPEGREELTTEGGLNMEAVYEDYEKRVIPALNGIEISLFLDPNETDILAAHKLGVGAIELHTGNYANAADEASGKTELNRLKLAAELAHELGMKVNAGHGLNLDNLPELIKEVPYLNDISIGHALISKSVFWGLDKTIKAYLKIMEDHG from the coding sequence ATGCAACTACTTGTAAATGTTGACCATGTTGCGACATTGCGCAATGCACGGGGTGAAGGCTATCCGGACCCGGTGGACGCAGCGCGGATCTGTGAGAAAGCTGGAGCATCAGGAATCGTATTCCATTTAAGAGGTGACCGACGTCATATTCAGGATGATGATGTATTCAGACTGAAGAAATCCGTCTCCGGTACGTTGGACTTTGAGATGGCCGCTTCCGATGAAATGATCAGGATCTGTAATGAGATCAAACCTCATTTATGCACCCTGGTCCCCGAAGGAAGAGAAGAACTGACCACAGAAGGCGGGCTCAATATGGAGGCAGTCTATGAAGATTATGAGAAAAGAGTCATCCCAGCTCTAAATGGTATCGAGATCAGTCTGTTCCTGGATCCAAATGAGACTGATATTCTGGCAGCACATAAACTTGGTGTCGGAGCTATCGAATTGCATACCGGAAATTATGCTAACGCAGCGGACGAAGCTTCCGGGAAAACCGAATTGAACCGACTTAAACTTGCTGCAGAATTGGCTCACGAGCTCGGCATGAAAGTAAATGCCGGACACGGGCTGAACCTGGATAACCTGCCGGAACTCATAAAAGAGGTACCGTATCTGAATGATATCAGTATTGGACATGCTTTGATCAGTAAGTCCGTTTTCTGGGGACTAGATAAAACTATAAAAGCATACCTGAAGATCATGGAGGATCATGGGTGA
- the glmS gene encoding glutamine--fructose-6-phosphate transaminase (isomerizing) produces MCGIVGYIGDKEASDVIIKGLKRLEYRGYDSAGIAIINGELHIKKGKGKVKNLESMIRGVASSHIGIGHTRWATHGEPNDINSHPHVSQSGKLALVHNGIIENYTSLKKKLESQGYTFYSETDTEIIAKLIESFLEKNPDDLRKSVQLALLQVTGTYGLAIIHSDFPDEIIVARKGSPLLLGVGENEMLIASDASAVAEYTDKVVYLDDGEIAVIRKSDYTVQSADEVELTKEVHELALSLEEIEKGGYDHFMMKEIFEQPRAISDCLRGRLNVEEGEITLGGIDKVMDQLINANRVVIAACGTSWHSGLVGEYLFESLAKMPVEVEYASEFRYKEQLIGEGDVMIVISQSGETADTLAALREARERGALVLGVVNVVGSTIARETDGGVYIHAGPEIGVASTKAFTAQVTVLALIAIKVAQMRGKLDKERSKALIKELSHIPQKIQEILDQSDKIKNIADLFTYAPNFLYLGRSYSFPVALEGALKLKEISYAHAEGYPAAEMKHGPIALIDDMMPVVVIAATQHTNDKMVSNIEEVRARKGRIIAITTPGNEEVAELAEFTLTVPETMDELSPLLTVIPLQLLSYYIAVNRGCNVDQPRNLAKSVTVE; encoded by the coding sequence ATGTGTGGAATAGTAGGATATATCGGGGATAAAGAAGCAAGCGATGTGATCATCAAGGGATTGAAGAGGCTGGAATATCGTGGATATGATTCAGCCGGAATAGCGATCATCAATGGCGAACTTCATATTAAAAAGGGAAAAGGAAAGGTTAAGAATCTGGAATCTATGATCAGAGGTGTGGCTAGTAGTCACATCGGAATCGGTCATACCCGATGGGCAACCCACGGCGAACCAAATGATATCAACTCTCACCCGCATGTAAGTCAGTCAGGTAAACTTGCGCTGGTCCATAATGGGATCATTGAGAATTATACCTCTCTTAAGAAAAAGCTGGAAAGTCAGGGTTATACATTTTATTCCGAAACCGATACGGAGATCATCGCAAAACTCATTGAGAGTTTTCTGGAGAAGAACCCGGATGACCTCAGGAAGTCGGTTCAGCTGGCACTTCTCCAGGTTACCGGGACTTATGGCCTGGCTATTATTCATTCAGATTTTCCGGATGAGATCATTGTAGCACGAAAAGGTTCTCCTCTCTTGCTAGGTGTGGGGGAGAATGAAATGCTGATCGCCTCCGATGCATCGGCTGTAGCAGAATATACCGATAAAGTTGTTTATCTGGATGACGGTGAGATCGCAGTGATCCGGAAAAGTGATTATACAGTGCAGTCTGCTGATGAGGTCGAGCTCACAAAGGAAGTACATGAGCTGGCACTCAGTCTGGAAGAGATCGAGAAGGGTGGATATGATCACTTCATGATGAAGGAAATATTTGAGCAGCCCCGCGCGATATCAGATTGCCTGCGCGGAAGATTGAATGTAGAAGAGGGAGAGATAACCCTTGGCGGAATCGATAAAGTTATGGATCAGCTGATCAACGCCAACCGGGTTGTGATAGCTGCCTGTGGTACCAGCTGGCATTCTGGGCTGGTAGGTGAATATCTGTTTGAATCACTGGCGAAAATGCCGGTAGAAGTCGAATATGCATCAGAGTTCAGGTATAAGGAACAGCTGATCGGTGAGGGGGATGTAATGATCGTGATCTCCCAGAGTGGAGAGACCGCAGACACTCTCGCAGCTCTCAGAGAAGCCCGTGAAAGAGGGGCTCTGGTACTTGGGGTTGTGAATGTTGTCGGATCAACGATTGCCCGGGAGACAGATGGCGGAGTATATATTCATGCCGGACCTGAGATCGGTGTTGCTTCAACTAAAGCCTTTACAGCACAAGTGACTGTGTTAGCGTTGATTGCGATTAAGGTTGCTCAGATGCGTGGAAAGCTGGACAAGGAAAGATCAAAAGCACTTATTAAGGAATTGAGTCATATCCCCCAAAAAATTCAGGAGATACTGGACCAGAGTGATAAGATCAAAAATATTGCAGATCTGTTTACGTACGCGCCTAACTTCCTTTATCTGGGCCGCTCCTATAGTTTTCCGGTAGCTCTGGAAGGAGCTCTGAAACTGAAAGAGATCTCTTATGCACATGCGGAGGGTTATCCTGCGGCTGAAATGAAGCACGGTCCCATCGCACTGATCGACGACATGATGCCTGTGGTGGTAATAGCAGCCACTCAGCATACTAACGATAAGATGGTTAGTAACATTGAGGAAGTAAGAGCCAGAAAGGGACGTATCATCGCGATCACTACACCCGGTAACGAAGAAGTTGCTGAGCTGGCGGAATTCACATTAACTGTTCCTGAAACCATGGATGAGTTAAGCCCGCTGCTTACGGTGATCCCTTTGCAGCTGCTGTCATACTATATTGCGGTCAATCGCGGATGTAATGTTGACCAGCCGAGAAATCTGGCAAAAAGCGTGACCGTTGAATAA
- a CDS encoding putative sugar nucleotidyl transferase: protein MHIHFFEDQLTSRFQPLNLTRPTDDLRTGILTIRDKWLKTLKTVSYSRNLKSYMQKVFKSGENTTGNAVLVINSRYLPDQKTCDAISQLTDRQALTDSQYLIAAVINSDELELFSSNKADLNSFSTNEWSHARSIENIWDLLVHNEDEIVNDIKILNPHSADPKNYPEDLIIKGKENCFIGNNVSIEPGVIIMAEEGPVYIGDDATIEAGAILKGPVSIGAGSVVKMKARIYGGTSIGPVCKVAGEISGSIFHSYSNKAHEGYVGDSILGQWCNLGADTNTSNLKNNYSPVRIKDWVTGEDTETGQQFLGTIMGDHSKTAINTMLNTGTICGVSSNIFTSGFPPKFIPSFSWLGDDGIQTYLPKKALEAMEAMMKRRKINLSEDYTSMIMHLFENR, encoded by the coding sequence ATGCATATACATTTTTTTGAGGACCAACTCACTTCCCGTTTCCAGCCATTGAATCTCACCAGACCCACCGATGATCTCAGGACCGGTATTCTTACGATCCGTGATAAATGGTTGAAAACCCTTAAAACAGTTTCGTATTCGCGTAACTTAAAGAGTTATATGCAAAAAGTCTTTAAATCTGGAGAGAATACTACCGGTAATGCAGTGCTGGTAATTAACAGCCGATACTTGCCTGACCAGAAAACCTGTGATGCAATTTCTCAACTCACTGATAGACAAGCACTTACAGATTCTCAATATCTGATCGCTGCCGTTATAAACTCTGATGAGCTTGAATTATTTTCTTCTAATAAAGCAGACCTGAACTCTTTTTCTACGAATGAATGGTCTCATGCACGTTCAATTGAAAATATCTGGGACTTGCTTGTTCATAATGAAGACGAAATTGTTAACGATATAAAGATTCTCAACCCGCATTCGGCTGATCCAAAAAACTATCCTGAAGACCTGATAATTAAAGGTAAAGAAAACTGCTTCATTGGAAATAATGTATCGATCGAGCCCGGCGTGATCATTATGGCTGAAGAGGGACCGGTTTACATTGGTGATGATGCTACTATTGAAGCCGGGGCGATCCTGAAAGGTCCCGTTTCTATCGGTGCAGGAAGTGTGGTAAAAATGAAGGCAAGGATCTATGGCGGCACCAGTATAGGTCCGGTTTGTAAAGTTGCCGGAGAGATTTCCGGAAGCATTTTTCACTCGTACTCCAACAAAGCTCATGAAGGCTATGTGGGTGACTCCATTCTGGGTCAATGGTGTAACCTGGGAGCGGATACCAATACCTCAAACCTTAAAAATAATTATTCCCCGGTAAGAATTAAGGACTGGGTAACCGGTGAGGACACTGAAACCGGACAGCAGTTTCTTGGCACTATTATGGGCGATCATTCTAAAACAGCCATCAACACGATGCTGAATACGGGAACCATATGTGGTGTTTCCTCAAATATCTTTACATCCGGATTTCCTCCAAAATTCATCCCTTCCTTTTCGTGGCTGGGTGATGATGGCATTCAGACCTATCTGCCGAAAAAGGCCCTTGAAGCTATGGAAGCAATGATGAAGCGGAGAAAAATCAACCTAAGCGAAGACTACACTTCGATGATAATGCACCTGTTTGAAAACCGCTGA
- a CDS encoding GNAT family N-acetyltransferase has product MNKSLDKQVYSSFDQLKPVQLHDLFRLRQQVFILEQNCPYDDIDGHDPEAMHYLIYRNNMLAAYSRIFQPGSKYADQCSIGRIIVHPEFRSTGLGHELIRGSIERCECDLIRIEAQAPLISYYNQFGFKEEGEVYVVDGIDHIQMVLDRSA; this is encoded by the coding sequence ATGAATAAAAGTTTAGATAAACAGGTCTATTCTTCCTTCGACCAGTTAAAACCAGTTCAGTTACATGACCTTTTTCGTCTGAGACAACAGGTTTTTATCCTCGAGCAAAACTGTCCCTATGATGACATAGACGGGCATGATCCGGAGGCTATGCATTATCTGATCTACCGAAATAATATGCTGGCAGCTTATTCCAGGATCTTTCAGCCCGGATCTAAATATGCAGATCAGTGCAGCATAGGCCGAATCATTGTACATCCTGAATTTCGTTCCACCGGTCTGGGTCATGAGCTCATCAGGGGGAGCATAGAACGATGTGAATGTGACCTTATCAGGATAGAAGCTCAGGCACCGCTGATTTCCTATTACAATCAGTTCGGTTTCAAGGAAGAAGGTGAGGTTTATGTAGTAGACGGAATAGACCACATACAGATGGTCCTTGACAGATCAGCCTGA